The following are encoded together in the Candidatus Wallbacteria bacterium genome:
- a CDS encoding tetratricopeptide repeat protein has protein sequence MELFQCPFMAMNDKEGNIPKGCLHEKCSFYDLSRTDCVFSLIGKASTEYLKNIESANLERELSNLRQESENYLLNEKREKAQIFLSQAEKYFSKNIFETALSEYRKAQTMDERNLQALTGIADCYSRMKRHDLSIEYYKRILTTVPDNPEIADRMLCEYGQLYREYSQRHEVYKQIIEKFKNSLSKEPDNFMSNYSLGLSFYYFTPEADKEIMVSSMQEAEKYLKKAIQISPDKQYPHFSLIKVLMKEYEIGKNTLQEALNIAKKAVKLVPTYYPGYYELARVYSLIKTEESGSEAIKQMIIAIKLSEGHGEYSAFLGDLYWDKCLYHKALEAYEKALELNYLNHRMLLKLSKIYDFNFMYGKALHSLKSALDYKFCPEVLEDTSILCLKLGDFDEAVKNLLNSLEHFPDYEAAYPRFFELLSREQMSEKRVRILADLSKRAKTNPASLFSLLFHGYQSMYLDADREKGLSAAAASFHRAITVYPESPSGYLGLARSAKTQGDLLDAIDNLKKFLQIDPQNSAVYENLADLYLKNEDADNARKHYEKLLEQNPRYPVFPKLYDVYL, from the coding sequence ATGGAACTTTTTCAATGCCCGTTCATGGCTATGAATGACAAAGAGGGAAACATCCCCAAGGGCTGCCTCCATGAAAAATGCAGCTTCTATGATCTGAGCCGCACGGATTGCGTGTTTTCCCTGATCGGCAAGGCTTCCACCGAATACCTCAAGAACATCGAATCAGCAAACCTCGAGCGGGAGTTGTCCAATCTCCGTCAGGAATCGGAAAATTACCTTCTGAATGAAAAACGAGAGAAAGCCCAGATCTTCCTGTCCCAGGCCGAGAAATATTTCTCTAAAAATATTTTCGAGACTGCTCTTTCCGAATACCGGAAAGCGCAGACCATGGATGAACGTAATCTCCAGGCTCTGACTGGGATCGCCGATTGTTACAGCAGAATGAAACGCCACGACCTCTCAATCGAATATTACAAACGTATACTGACCACAGTGCCTGACAACCCGGAAATCGCGGACAGGATGCTGTGCGAATACGGACAACTATACAGGGAATACAGCCAGAGGCACGAAGTATATAAGCAGATTATCGAAAAATTCAAGAATTCCCTGTCCAAAGAACCTGACAATTTCATGTCCAACTATTCCCTGGGGCTCAGTTTTTACTATTTTACTCCTGAAGCCGACAAGGAGATCATGGTTTCCTCCATGCAGGAAGCCGAGAAATATCTGAAAAAGGCGATCCAGATCAGCCCGGACAAGCAGTATCCTCATTTTTCCCTGATCAAGGTCCTGATGAAAGAGTATGAAATTGGTAAAAATACGCTTCAGGAAGCCTTGAACATTGCCAAGAAAGCGGTAAAGCTGGTCCCTACGTATTACCCCGGTTATTACGAACTGGCCCGCGTTTATTCCCTGATCAAGACCGAAGAATCAGGTTCGGAAGCCATCAAGCAGATGATCATTGCGATTAAACTGTCCGAAGGACATGGCGAATATTCCGCTTTCCTGGGTGACCTTTACTGGGATAAATGCCTGTATCACAAAGCCCTCGAAGCTTACGAAAAAGCACTGGAACTGAATTACCTGAATCACAGGATGCTTTTAAAGCTTTCTAAAATCTATGATTTCAATTTCATGTACGGCAAAGCGCTCCACAGTCTAAAATCAGCGCTGGATTATAAATTCTGCCCTGAAGTACTTGAAGATACATCAATTCTCTGCCTTAAACTCGGTGATTTCGATGAAGCTGTTAAAAATCTTCTGAATTCACTAGAGCATTTTCCTGATTATGAAGCTGCCTATCCCAGGTTTTTCGAGCTGCTGTCCAGAGAGCAGATGTCCGAGAAGCGAGTAAGGATCCTGGCCGATCTGTCAAAGAGAGCCAAGACCAATCCAGCCTCGCTGTTTTCACTGCTTTTCCACGGCTACCAGAGCATGTATCTGGATGCTGACAGGGAAAAAGGCCTGTCTGCAGCGGCCGCCAGCTTCCACAGGGCGATCACGGTTTATCCTGAATCCCCGTCAGGCTATCTGGGGCTTGCCCGTTCCGCAAAAACCCAGGGGGATCTGCTGGATGCCATTGACAACTTGAAAAAGTTCCTGCAGATTGATCCGCAGAATTCGGCGGTGTATGAGAATCTGGCCGACCTTTATCTGAAAAATGAGGATGCGGACAATGCAAGAAAACACTATGAGAAGCTGCTTGAGCAGAATCCCAGATACCCAGTTTTCCCAAAACTTTATGATGTCTATCTGC